The following proteins are encoded in a genomic region of Gouania willdenowi chromosome 6, fGouWil2.1, whole genome shotgun sequence:
- the aagab gene encoding alpha- and gamma-adaptin-binding protein p34, translating into MSTAEGNTDMDVPCVLVTSCDGRFPEEELIREILGTKTVPEPIRQENTVAWYPWTINNKYYTADVSLCAVPSTFQMSSEIAQSTQAFIAYFDSTTKDGLEKLQPWISVVEDLAPEVLILVCERVCENGVTRHEAQQWCLAHAFELVELNPLEQPDEEDDFPESTGVKRIVQALNANVWSSVEMKDGHNQGFGLMSSLVASRHNNPRSSQDSPSSSLPVEGALVNEESNHTEVHSPAAAAQEQSVVDAMTDLDIQELANLTSGDVDVDNFERLFTKLKEMKDKASSLPHEQRKVHAEKVAKAFWMAIGGEEDEVDGLSSGEES; encoded by the exons ATGTCAACAGCAGAGGGAAACACAGACATGGATGTTCCGTGTGTGCTGGTTACCAGCTGTGACGGAAGGTTTCCAGAAGAGGAGCTTATTAGAG AGATCCTCGGCACCAAAACTGTACCCGAGCCAATCAGACAAGAAAACACAGTAGCCTGGTATCCATGGACTATCAACAACAAATACTACACAGCTGACGTCAGTCTGTGTGCTGTACCGAGTACCTTTCAAATGTCCTCAGAGATCGCTCAGTCCACGCAGGCTTTCATCGCTTACTTTGACAGCACTACG AAGGACGGGCTGGAAAAGCTTCAACCTTGGATATCAGTGGTGGAGGATCTGGCTCCTGAGGTGCTAATCCTGGTTTGTGAAAGAGTGTGTGAAAACG gCGTTACAAGACATGAGGCTCAACAGTGGTGTTTGGCTCACGCCTTTGAGCTGGTGGAGCTGAATCCACTAGAGCAACCAGATGAGGAGG ACGACTTCCCAGAATCCACTGGTGTAAAGCGTATCGTGCAGGCGCTCAATGCCAACGTGTGGTCGAGTGTGGAGATGAAAGATG GACACAATCAGGGCTTTGGTTTGATGAGTAGTTTAGTCGCCTCTCGACACAACAACCCTCGAAGCAGCCAAGATTCACCA TCCTCCAGTCTACCAGTAGAGGGAGCTCTGGTAAACGAGGAGTCCAACCACACAGAAGTACAcagcccagcagcagcagcacaggagCAGTCAGTAGTAG atGCAATGACAGATTTAGACATTCAGGAGCTCGCCAACCTCACATCTGGGGATGTGGACGTGGATAACTTTGAACGTCTGTTTACAAAGTTGAAAGAAATGAAAG ACAAAGCTTCTTCATTACCTCACGAGCAGAGAAAAGTTCATGCAGAGAAG GTGGCTAAAGCGTTCTGGATGGCCATCGGTGGTGAAGAAGACGAGGTGGACGGGTTATCATCTGGTGAAGAAAGCTAA